In one Neobacillus sp. WH10 genomic region, the following are encoded:
- a CDS encoding DNA topoisomerase III, with protein MKLIIAEKPDQGSTLASIFKHKKQNGFIEIFPNDTFTKGAYVTWAIGHLCQLVAPEKYESVWKKWSLDNLPIIPEHFKYEVTKDKVKQFTVIKKLVSNAAVTEIIHAGDAGREGELIIRNILRLTNCKKPMKRLWISSLTPNAIREGFNKLLDEKETKSLYLEAYTRACADWVVGMNGSRLYSLLLQKKGFSDVFSVGRVQTPTLALIVKRELEIENFKAEPFWEVIAHFAINGKKYSGKWQNNGETRVKTKEMAEKVAAFCREKPAEVAEVISERKEFLPPLLYNLSSLQAEANKRFKFSPKKTLDVLQKLYQKGFVSYPRSDSRYVTKEEANIFPEILKKLSHIKDYSCFFPLPIASIADNKRYVNEKKVTDHYAIIPTEQIPNVERMSPDERQIYDLIVTSLIAAHYNKAVAEYTNVTTLVDGRAAFISKGKVQLEEGWRKVLNQKEREDEPELPALTKGEQGKTVKVNVKESQTQPPKRYTEGQLITLMKTAGKHIDDKELEKVLTRTEGLGTEATRAGIITMLKDRLYIEVKKNLVYATAKAKILIEAIGQEILASPEMTAKWEQKLKEISEGSAVPMHFMEQTKKMVLHLISSSIDQSRNWTFSEEVTQNFTPGKQKTRRKTVTKLGSCKKCEGVIIDKGSFYGCSNYKNNQCNFTISKKILGKNITQKNVKLLLSEGKTELIEGFTNKDKTFSARLFFDEKEKRIRFLFEEPVVN; from the coding sequence ATGAAATTAATTATTGCTGAAAAACCCGACCAAGGTTCAACATTAGCTTCTATTTTTAAACATAAAAAACAAAATGGTTTTATCGAAATTTTTCCGAATGATACCTTTACAAAAGGTGCCTATGTTACATGGGCGATCGGCCATTTATGTCAGCTCGTTGCGCCGGAAAAGTATGAGTCAGTCTGGAAAAAATGGTCGTTAGACAATCTGCCCATCATACCTGAACATTTCAAATACGAAGTAACGAAAGATAAAGTAAAACAATTTACTGTCATTAAAAAACTTGTTTCAAACGCAGCGGTTACGGAAATTATCCATGCAGGTGATGCGGGGCGTGAAGGAGAATTAATCATCCGCAATATTTTAAGGTTAACAAACTGTAAAAAACCAATGAAGCGACTGTGGATTTCATCGTTAACGCCCAATGCGATTCGTGAAGGGTTTAATAAATTGTTAGATGAAAAAGAAACGAAAAGCTTGTACCTTGAGGCCTATACTCGTGCCTGTGCGGATTGGGTTGTGGGAATGAATGGTTCAAGGCTTTATAGTTTGCTGCTGCAAAAAAAAGGGTTTTCAGATGTTTTTTCAGTTGGACGCGTACAGACACCAACGTTAGCACTCATAGTTAAACGAGAACTAGAAATCGAGAATTTTAAGGCAGAGCCATTTTGGGAGGTAATTGCCCATTTTGCCATCAATGGCAAGAAATACAGTGGTAAGTGGCAGAATAATGGGGAAACCCGCGTTAAGACAAAGGAAATGGCAGAAAAAGTTGCTGCATTTTGTCGAGAAAAACCGGCTGAAGTGGCAGAAGTAATATCCGAAAGAAAAGAATTTTTACCGCCGTTACTATATAATTTATCTTCGTTACAAGCGGAGGCAAATAAACGTTTTAAATTTTCGCCAAAAAAGACGCTGGATGTCCTCCAAAAACTCTATCAAAAAGGGTTTGTATCCTATCCCCGATCCGATTCGCGATACGTAACAAAAGAAGAGGCTAATATTTTCCCTGAAATTCTAAAAAAATTAAGTCATATAAAAGACTATTCATGCTTTTTCCCATTACCAATTGCCTCAATAGCGGATAATAAACGATATGTTAATGAAAAGAAGGTTACTGATCACTATGCTATTATCCCTACTGAACAAATCCCGAATGTGGAAAGGATGAGTCCTGACGAACGACAAATCTATGATTTAATTGTTACTAGTTTAATCGCAGCTCATTATAATAAGGCCGTAGCCGAATATACTAACGTTACCACATTAGTAGATGGCCGGGCAGCCTTTATCTCGAAGGGAAAGGTACAACTTGAAGAGGGATGGAGAAAAGTCCTAAACCAAAAGGAACGTGAGGATGAGCCTGAGCTTCCTGCATTGACAAAGGGGGAGCAGGGAAAGACTGTTAAAGTAAACGTAAAAGAAAGTCAGACACAGCCGCCAAAGCGCTATACCGAAGGACAACTGATCACCTTAATGAAAACGGCAGGAAAGCATATAGATGATAAAGAGCTTGAGAAAGTTTTAACAAGAACAGAGGGTCTTGGAACGGAAGCCACTAGAGCAGGTATTATCACAATGCTCAAGGATCGGTTATACATTGAAGTGAAAAAGAATTTAGTTTATGCTACCGCAAAAGCAAAAATATTAATTGAAGCGATAGGACAAGAAATTCTCGCTTCACCGGAAATGACCGCAAAATGGGAACAAAAACTGAAGGAAATTTCCGAGGGTTCAGCTGTACCCATGCATTTTATGGAACAAACAAAAAAGATGGTATTACATTTAATTTCTTCTAGTATCGATCAATCGCGGAACTGGACATTTTCTGAGGAGGTTACCCAAAACTTTACTCCCGGAAAACAAAAGACAAGGAGAAAAACGGTTACGAAACTAGGTTCTTGTAAAAAATGTGAAGGGGTTATAATTGACAAAGGTAGCTTTTATGGCTGCAGTAATTATAAAAATAATCAATGCAATTTCACCATTTCCAAAAAAATCCTTGGGAAAAATATTACCCAGAAAAACGTGAAATTACTTCTTTCAGAAGGTAAAACAGAATTGATTGAGGGATTTACAAACAAGGACAAAACCTTTAGTGCAAGACTTTTCTTTGATGAGAAGGAAAAAAGAATAAGATTTTTATTTGAAGAACCAGTAGTAAATTAA
- the cydC gene encoding thiol reductant ABC exporter subunit CydC: protein MLKWILPYLRQYRRLFIFSILIGSLAILFGAALMFTSGYLISKAATRPESILMVYVPIVGVRTFGIGRAVLSYVERLTGHNLILKILSKMRVNLYKMLEPQALFIRSRFRTGDMLGVLADDIEHLQDFYLKTMFPAIISLMIYTVIIICTGLFSIPFAIILAVFISLLVFVGPCFSLVFVKVKNEQLKRGRNRLYQQMTEAVFGISDWIFSGHYRRFIGRYEQQERKLLELEKKKVSFINWRDIINQTILGVIVIYVIYWANDFTINGEIPPTFIAAFGLVILSLLESFLPIAGAVSEITIYQDSFKRLDSIQASKPQQEKLKEIQPSRSPISLELNNVTFRYSEKRLFDNFNLNVKQGEKLAIIGRSGSGKSTLLKLVYGALVPASGEVKINGQLAHHLEPSMSKIIAVLNQKAYLFNTSILNNIRLGNPEATDEEVFHAARMVQLDEMIKKLPNGYETNMQETGQRFSGGERHRIALARILLQNTPIVLLDEPTVGLDPITEAKLLTTIFETLKGKTIIWVTHHLIGVEKMDRILFLDHGKIVMEGTHQHLLENEARYRHLYALDRPFSKGS, encoded by the coding sequence ATGCTAAAATGGATTTTACCCTATTTGCGTCAATATCGTAGACTGTTTATTTTTTCGATTCTTATAGGTTCCCTTGCAATTCTTTTTGGTGCAGCATTAATGTTTACTTCTGGCTATCTTATTTCAAAAGCAGCGACGCGTCCAGAATCAATATTAATGGTCTATGTACCAATTGTTGGTGTTCGCACATTTGGTATTGGCCGTGCAGTCCTTAGCTATGTCGAGAGATTAACAGGACATAATTTAATTTTAAAGATTCTTTCAAAGATGCGAGTAAACTTATATAAAATGCTTGAACCACAAGCATTATTCATCCGGTCGCGGTTTCGTACAGGTGATATGCTTGGTGTCCTTGCGGATGATATTGAACATTTACAGGATTTTTATTTAAAAACCATGTTTCCTGCGATTATTTCATTAATGATCTACACTGTGATTATTATTTGTACAGGTCTTTTCTCGATTCCATTTGCGATAATTTTAGCCGTTTTCATCAGTTTGTTAGTTTTTGTAGGACCTTGTTTTTCTCTTGTTTTTGTAAAGGTGAAAAACGAACAATTAAAAAGAGGAAGAAATAGATTATACCAACAGATGACTGAAGCCGTTTTTGGAATAAGTGACTGGATCTTTAGCGGTCATTATCGTCGATTTATCGGGCGCTATGAGCAACAGGAGCGGAAGCTGTTAGAACTGGAAAAAAAGAAGGTTTCCTTTATTAATTGGAGAGATATTATAAATCAAACAATACTTGGTGTCATTGTAATCTATGTTATTTATTGGGCAAATGATTTTACGATAAACGGTGAAATCCCCCCAACATTCATTGCCGCTTTCGGACTCGTGATATTATCGTTACTGGAATCCTTTTTACCAATTGCCGGGGCAGTCAGTGAAATAACCATTTATCAAGATTCATTTAAACGTCTTGACTCAATTCAAGCATCCAAACCACAACAAGAAAAGCTAAAGGAAATTCAACCATCCAGATCGCCAATTTCGCTTGAATTAAATAATGTAACGTTTAGATATTCAGAAAAGAGACTGTTTGACAATTTTAATTTAAATGTCAAGCAAGGAGAGAAACTAGCTATTATCGGCCGCAGTGGTTCAGGAAAGTCAACATTGCTAAAACTCGTATATGGAGCGCTCGTCCCAGCAAGCGGCGAAGTGAAAATTAATGGCCAATTAGCACATCACTTAGAACCTTCAATGTCAAAAATAATAGCCGTTCTAAATCAAAAGGCATACTTATTTAATACATCTATCCTCAATAATATCCGCCTTGGCAATCCGGAAGCAACTGATGAAGAAGTGTTTCATGCTGCACGGATGGTACAATTGGATGAGATGATTAAGAAATTACCTAATGGATATGAGACGAATATGCAGGAAACTGGCCAGCGTTTTTCCGGGGGAGAGCGGCATAGAATTGCCTTGGCTAGAATACTTTTGCAAAACACTCCGATTGTCTTATTAGATGAACCTACAGTTGGTTTAGACCCAATTACAGAAGCAAAGCTTTTGACGACCATCTTTGAAACCCTTAAGGGTAAAACCATCATATGGGTGACACATCATTTAATCGGTGTTGAAAAAATGGATCGAATTCTATTTCTAGACCATGGAAAAATTGTTATGGAAGGGACACATCAACATTTACTGGAAAATGAGGCAAGGTATCGCCATCTTTATGCACTAGACCGACCATTTTCAAAAGGGAGCTAA
- the cydD gene encoding thiol reductant ABC exporter subunit CydD, producing MDKTLFSYKGVKLLLVKLAILTLFQGALIIIQAYALADAISSLFGGDLFRAVYKKLAVFLFALIVRQLIVVLKKNISFKFAALTSENLREKLLQKLFQLGPRFVRKEGSGQTVTLVMDGVLKFRRYLELIFIKMINMAFIPSSILIVIFYVNTRSAVVLMLTLPILIVFMILLGLAAKSKADHQYESYQLLSNHFVDSLRGLETLKYLGLSKQHINKINLVSEKYRRAMMATLKVAFLSSFAMDFFTMLSIATVAVFLGLGLINGTIDLKPALTILILAPEYFLPIRELGADYHASLDGKNAGNKMMEIISIETQVPLLANVPIWKSTSSLSIKGLNVQFPDNSQAALADLNLSVTGAKKIGIIGASGSGKSTLIDILSGFLTPSSGEFQLNGKALTSFSAEDWQNQVTYIPQHPFLFNDTVLNNIRFYYPEATKEEVAFAAKKAGLLEVIHELSEGLETIIGDGGRTLSGGQEQRIALARAFLGNRPVIMLDEPTAHLDIETEAELKETMLRMFDEKLVFFSTHRLHWMLDMDQILVLDQGRLVEVGTHEQLITNKGTYYKLVYQSMEGNI from the coding sequence ATGGATAAAACCTTGTTCTCCTATAAAGGAGTAAAACTACTATTAGTAAAACTTGCAATCTTGACCCTTTTTCAAGGTGCGTTAATTATCATACAGGCTTATGCCTTGGCAGATGCAATCTCCTCTCTTTTTGGGGGAGATTTGTTTCGTGCTGTATACAAAAAATTAGCCGTTTTTCTTTTTGCCCTTATTGTCCGCCAGTTGATCGTGGTCTTGAAAAAAAACATTTCATTCAAGTTTGCTGCCTTGACTAGCGAAAATCTCCGTGAAAAACTGCTGCAGAAATTATTTCAGCTTGGCCCCAGGTTTGTAAGAAAAGAGGGTTCAGGACAAACTGTCACCTTGGTGATGGATGGCGTGTTAAAATTTCGCCGTTATCTAGAGCTTATTTTTATTAAAATGATCAACATGGCATTCATTCCTTCGTCAATTTTAATTGTTATCTTTTATGTAAATACCCGTTCTGCAGTCGTCCTAATGCTCACTCTGCCAATACTTATCGTCTTTATGATCCTGCTGGGATTGGCGGCAAAAAGTAAAGCTGACCACCAATATGAATCCTATCAATTATTATCCAATCATTTTGTAGACTCATTAAGAGGATTAGAGACACTTAAATACTTAGGATTAAGCAAGCAGCATATCAACAAAATTAACCTTGTTAGTGAAAAGTACAGACGGGCTATGATGGCAACATTGAAAGTTGCATTTTTGTCATCCTTTGCTATGGACTTTTTTACGATGCTCTCAATTGCAACAGTTGCCGTTTTTCTAGGCTTGGGGTTAATTAATGGAACAATCGACCTGAAACCGGCATTAACCATTCTTATTTTAGCCCCGGAATATTTTTTACCTATTAGAGAGCTAGGTGCTGATTATCATGCCAGTCTTGATGGTAAAAATGCGGGTAATAAGATGATGGAAATTATTTCTATCGAAACGCAGGTCCCATTACTAGCCAACGTTCCAATATGGAAATCAACAAGTTCCTTATCAATCAAAGGCTTGAATGTACAGTTTCCAGATAATAGTCAAGCGGCATTAGCAGATTTAAATCTATCAGTAACAGGAGCAAAAAAGATTGGTATTATAGGGGCAAGCGGTTCTGGTAAATCAACATTAATTGATATATTAAGTGGGTTTTTAACACCGTCGTCAGGAGAATTTCAGCTGAATGGTAAAGCCCTAACGTCCTTTTCTGCTGAAGACTGGCAGAATCAAGTAACCTATATTCCTCAGCACCCGTTTTTGTTCAACGATACAGTTCTAAACAATATTCGCTTTTATTATCCCGAGGCAACTAAGGAGGAGGTGGCGTTTGCTGCCAAGAAAGCAGGTTTATTGGAAGTGATTCACGAATTATCCGAAGGACTTGAGACCATAATTGGTGATGGCGGACGAACGCTTAGCGGCGGGCAGGAACAACGAATTGCACTTGCACGTGCATTTTTAGGGAATCGTCCCGTCATCATGCTGGATGAGCCAACGGCCCATTTAGATATTGAAACAGAAGCTGAATTAAAAGAAACGATGCTAAGGATGTTTGATGAAAAACTTGTATTTTTTTCAACTCATCGCTTACACTGGATGCTCGATATGGATCAAATTCTTGTCCTTGACCAAGGTCGACTAGTTGAAGTGGGTACGCATGAACAATTAATTACCAATAAAGGGACATACTATAAGCTCGTGTACCAATCAATGGAGGGGAACATATAA
- the cydB gene encoding cytochrome d ubiquinol oxidase subunit II, with the protein MELSELWFVLIAVVFIGFFFLEGFDFGVGMSTRFLARNQTERTVMVNTIGPFWDANEVWLLTGGGAIFAAFPHWYATMFSGYYLPLLAVLLCLIGRGVSFEFRRKVNNPKWTNCWDWVIFISSLVPPFLLGVLFTSMLKGMPIQDDMNMNAGFTDFINVYSLWGGVTVTLLCLLHGLNFLTLKTEGDIRKRSAQLAQKVVLAVLGSLVIFVILSWKMTDIFEVRLIPELSLVVLIVLSYGLTWYFITKKREGLAFTMSGLGLAATISAIFVGLFPRVMISSINKAFDLTVYNASSGAYSLKIMTIVAITILPFVLGYTIWSYYVFRKRVTDKEHLTY; encoded by the coding sequence ATGGAATTAAGTGAATTATGGTTTGTCTTAATCGCCGTTGTATTTATTGGCTTCTTTTTCCTTGAGGGTTTTGATTTTGGTGTGGGCATGTCGACACGGTTTCTCGCCCGTAATCAGACTGAACGAACAGTGATGGTAAATACAATCGGCCCGTTTTGGGATGCAAATGAGGTGTGGCTGTTGACGGGCGGGGGTGCTATATTTGCGGCATTTCCACATTGGTATGCTACCATGTTTAGCGGCTACTATTTACCATTATTGGCTGTACTCCTTTGCTTGATCGGGCGCGGGGTTTCATTTGAATTCCGCCGCAAAGTTAATAATCCTAAATGGACAAATTGTTGGGACTGGGTTATTTTTATTAGCAGTCTCGTGCCTCCGTTCCTTCTCGGAGTTCTATTTACAAGCATGCTTAAGGGAATGCCAATCCAGGATGATATGAACATGAACGCTGGTTTTACCGATTTTATTAACGTTTATTCTCTTTGGGGAGGAGTAACCGTCACATTGCTGTGTCTTTTACATGGTCTTAATTTTTTGACATTAAAAACTGAAGGCGATATTAGGAAACGCTCGGCCCAGTTAGCACAAAAAGTAGTATTAGCTGTTTTGGGATCTTTAGTTATTTTTGTTATTTTATCCTGGAAGATGACAGATATTTTTGAGGTCCGCCTAATTCCGGAACTGTCACTTGTGGTATTAATTGTCCTTTCATACGGACTGACCTGGTATTTTATCACTAAAAAACGGGAAGGCTTAGCTTTTACAATGTCTGGATTAGGGTTAGCGGCAACTATTTCAGCTATTTTCGTCGGCCTATTCCCAAGGGTGATGATCAGCTCCATTAATAAGGCGTTCGATTTAACAGTGTACAATGCTTCAAGTGGGGCATACTCCTTGAAAATCATGACAATTGTAGCGATAACCATTTTACCGTTTGTATTAGGGTATACGATTTGGAGTTATTATGTATTCCGGAAACGAGTGACGGATAAGGAGCATTTAACTTACTGA
- a CDS encoding cytochrome ubiquinol oxidase subunit I, translated as MDPVMLARIQFAVTTIFHFFFVPLSIGLVFMVALMETLYVVKKQELYKKMAKFWGHLFLINFAVGVVTGIIQEFQFGMNWSDYSRFVGDVFGAPLAIEALLAFFMESTFIGLWIFGWDRLSKKVHLACIWLVSIGTMLSGFWILMANSFMQVPVGFEMNNGRAEMNDFLALITNGQLWVEFPHVLTGALCTSAFFVAGVSAFNLLKKKHVEFYKKSMKIAISIGLIGSFGTAFSGHTQAQYLVKTQPMKMAAAEGIWKDTADPAPWSAFALIDTEKRENTFEINIPYAMSFLAYSKFEGSLKGMETLQKEYSDKYDSVVGEGTNYIPPVKTTYWSFRLMIGFGMGMILLSLAGAYLWKKNSLERSRLFLKLLLPAISFPFLANTFGWIMTEVGRQPWTVFGLMTTADSVSPNVSAETILFSLILYVLIFTILAGVMIYLMVREIKKGPEIHDNVNAKVSTDPFSKVGA; from the coding sequence ATGGATCCGGTTATGCTGGCAAGAATCCAATTTGCTGTAACGACGATTTTCCATTTCTTCTTCGTGCCGCTTTCAATAGGCCTTGTGTTTATGGTGGCATTGATGGAAACCTTGTACGTAGTAAAAAAACAAGAGCTATACAAGAAAATGGCGAAGTTTTGGGGGCATTTGTTTCTTATTAACTTCGCAGTAGGTGTTGTAACAGGGATCATTCAAGAGTTTCAATTTGGGATGAACTGGTCAGATTATTCAAGATTCGTTGGAGATGTTTTTGGAGCACCGCTTGCGATAGAAGCCCTGCTTGCTTTTTTTATGGAGTCCACTTTTATTGGTCTGTGGATTTTTGGCTGGGATCGTTTATCGAAAAAAGTTCATTTGGCATGTATTTGGCTCGTGTCTATAGGAACAATGTTATCCGGTTTTTGGATTCTTATGGCTAACTCATTTATGCAAGTGCCAGTAGGATTTGAAATGAACAATGGACGTGCAGAAATGAATGACTTTCTTGCCCTGATCACGAACGGTCAATTATGGGTAGAATTTCCGCATGTGTTGACTGGAGCATTGTGCACAAGTGCATTTTTTGTTGCCGGTGTGAGTGCATTTAACTTATTAAAAAAGAAACATGTTGAATTTTATAAAAAGTCAATGAAAATCGCTATTAGCATTGGGTTAATCGGCAGTTTTGGTACAGCTTTTAGCGGACATACCCAGGCACAGTATCTTGTCAAAACCCAACCGATGAAAATGGCGGCGGCTGAAGGGATATGGAAAGATACTGCAGATCCTGCCCCATGGTCGGCTTTTGCGTTGATTGATACAGAGAAAAGGGAGAACACTTTTGAAATAAACATCCCATACGCAATGAGCTTTTTAGCCTATTCAAAATTTGAAGGCAGCCTAAAAGGAATGGAAACATTACAAAAGGAATATTCCGACAAGTATGATTCAGTAGTCGGTGAAGGTACAAACTATATCCCTCCCGTGAAGACAACCTATTGGAGTTTTAGATTAATGATTGGCTTTGGAATGGGAATGATTTTATTATCACTAGCTGGTGCTTATCTCTGGAAAAAAAATTCGCTTGAACGAAGTCGTCTTTTCTTAAAGCTGCTTTTACCGGCGATTTCATTTCCATTTTTGGCTAATACCTTTGGCTGGATTATGACCGAAGTAGGAAGGCAACCATGGACCGTATTTGGCTTGATGACTACCGCTGACTCGGTTTCACCGAATGTTTCAGCGGAAACGATTCTTTTCTCGCTCATTTTGTATGTGTTAATATTTACGATTTTAGCTGGAGTAATGATCTATTTAATGGTTCGCGAAATTAAAAAGGGTCCTGAAATTCACGACAATGTTAATGCAAAAGTATCAACAGATCCTTTTAGTAAGGTAGGTGCTTGA
- the cspD gene encoding cold-shock protein CspD yields MQNGKVKWFNNEKGFGFIEVEGGDDVFVHFSAIQGEGFKALEEGQEVSFEIVEGNRGPQAANVVKL; encoded by the coding sequence ATGCAAAACGGTAAAGTAAAATGGTTTAACAACGAAAAAGGTTTTGGTTTTATCGAAGTTGAAGGCGGCGACGATGTATTCGTACATTTCAGTGCGATTCAAGGCGAAGGCTTCAAAGCATTAGAAGAAGGTCAAGAAGTTTCTTTCGAAATCGTTGAAGGAAACCGTGGACCACAAGCTGCTAACGTAGTAAAACTATAA
- a CDS encoding zinc-finger domain-containing protein, which produces MKPSSRKELFDQVEGLINQYCEGCFLHQQLKKEGGRRWAHRFCISQCTIGERIQEYGKKLK; this is translated from the coding sequence ATGAAGCCTTCATCCAGAAAAGAACTTTTTGATCAAGTAGAAGGCTTGATAAATCAATATTGTGAAGGCTGTTTTTTACATCAGCAGTTAAAAAAAGAAGGCGGGCGGAGATGGGCACATCGTTTCTGTATCTCCCAATGTACCATTGGGGAAAGGATACAGGAGTATGGGAAAAAACTTAAGTAA
- a CDS encoding reverse transcriptase-like protein has translation MKFRLEWNYKVKTNEKVQCSSEWVLGELAVQMGEELEGTGKIVDLYFYDEKGTSWILKEVKKLLTEIADDPHDIIVYFDGGFHKETNQAGLGTVIFFKQGKKKYRIRANERFDEMESNNEAEYAAFYYSLNILEDLGVHHLSCEFKGDSQGVLKQLEGDWPCYEETLNRWLDRIEEKIKALALQPKFTVIPRKDNKEADKLATQALEGKEIFAKTLIL, from the coding sequence ATGAAATTTAGGCTTGAATGGAACTATAAAGTAAAAACTAATGAAAAAGTGCAATGTTCATCCGAATGGGTATTAGGGGAATTAGCCGTTCAAATGGGTGAAGAGCTTGAGGGAACTGGAAAGATAGTGGATTTGTATTTTTATGATGAAAAAGGGACATCTTGGATATTAAAAGAAGTGAAAAAGCTGCTAACTGAAATCGCGGATGACCCCCATGATATAATTGTATACTTTGACGGGGGCTTTCACAAAGAGACTAATCAAGCAGGGCTTGGAACTGTTATTTTTTTTAAACAAGGAAAAAAGAAATACCGAATCCGTGCCAATGAACGCTTTGACGAAATGGAATCCAACAATGAAGCAGAATATGCCGCTTTTTATTATTCACTAAATATATTAGAAGATTTAGGTGTCCATCATCTTTCCTGTGAATTTAAAGGGGATTCCCAGGGAGTATTAAAGCAGCTCGAAGGGGATTGGCCATGTTATGAGGAAACGCTTAACCGATGGCTTGATCGGATTGAGGAAAAAATAAAAGCACTTGCACTTCAGCCAAAATTTACGGTCATTCCAAGAAAGGATAATAAGGAAGCAGATAAATTGGCTACGCAAGCATTAGAAGGGAAAGAAATCTTTGCTAAAACATTAATTCTTTAA
- a CDS encoding reverse transcriptase-like protein — MIEVYIDGASAGNPGQSGAGVFIKANGTTEKYSIPLGIMSNHEAEFHAFIRALNICITNGFSNSVVSFRTDSELVNMSVEKEFVKNKLYAPLLEEALHLTKKIDLFFMKWIPSAENKVADELARLAIQKNSKVEPYKSS; from the coding sequence TTGATTGAAGTGTATATTGATGGAGCAAGTGCTGGTAATCCCGGGCAGAGCGGTGCAGGGGTTTTTATTAAAGCAAACGGCACAACAGAAAAATATTCGATACCGCTTGGCATTATGTCCAACCACGAAGCCGAATTTCATGCTTTTATTAGAGCGCTGAACATATGCATAACAAATGGATTCTCAAATTCGGTCGTGTCATTTCGTACGGATTCCGAATTAGTTAATATGTCTGTCGAAAAAGAATTTGTCAAAAATAAATTGTATGCTCCATTACTTGAAGAAGCACTGCATTTAACAAAAAAGATCGATTTATTTTTTATGAAATGGATCCCTAGTGCTGAAAACAAAGTTGCTGATGAACTGGCACGACTGGCGATACAAAAAAATTCAAAAGTGGAGCCTTATAAATCATCATGA